ATATAGCCCATGTGGAGGATGCGCGCCCCAATCAGCTTATAGGCATGGGGCTCGTTGTGGGATTGAAAGGCACGGGAGACAAGGTCAAGATTACCCCGCAGATGATTCATAATCTCCTGAGGCACTTTGATCTTTCCATCGCGGCGAGAGACATAAAGTCGAAGAACGTAGCTGCGGTTATGGTTACCGCTAATCTCCCGCCGTTCGCGAAGCCCGGAACGAGGATAGATGTTACGGTTTCATCGATAGGGGATGCCAAAAGCCTTGAGGGGGGATATCTTCTTTTAACCCCGCTTAAAGGACCTGATGGAAACGTATATGCTGTCGCTCAAGGTCCAGTTTCTATAGGTCCTCCCGGTTCTTTTCCCACGGTTGGGGTGATTCCTAACGGGGCGATCGTTGAGAGGGAGGTTCCCGTGGAGCTCGTGAGGAAGGGAAGACTTACCGTGGTTTTAAACGATCCCGACTTTACCACTGCGAAGAGAGTTGCGGATAGTATAAATGAGAGCTTTGGCAGAAAAATAGCGGTAGCCGTTGATGCCTCAAGGATAGATGTCAGGATTCCTTTATCTTATAGAAGAGAT
This sequence is a window from Synergistota bacterium. Protein-coding genes within it:
- a CDS encoding flagellar basal body P-ring protein FlgI translates to MKKRFFSWVLVAFLLSLVFATAVYSAPKVRLKDIAHVEDARPNQLIGMGLVVGLKGTGDKVKITPQMIHNLLRHFDLSIAARDIKSKNVAAVMVTANLPPFAKPGTRIDVTVSSIGDAKSLEGGYLLLTPLKGPDGNVYAVAQGPVSIGPPGSFPTVGVIPNGAIVEREVPVELVRKGRLTVVLNDPDFTTAKRVADSINESFGRKIAVAVDASRIDVRIPLSYRRDVVSFISSLEELEVVPDAPAIVVINERTGTIVMGENVRISKVAIAHKNFSITVGAPVGSPVPPAEGHMIEFPETTTVGDVVKALNAVGATPKDIIAILEAMKKAGALHAELKSM